In Andreesenia angusta, the following are encoded in one genomic region:
- the selB gene encoding selenocysteine-specific translation elongation factor, translated as MKNIIVGTAGHIDHGKSTLIKAITGRATDRLKEEVERGISIELGFTYFDLPSGRRAGIVDVPGHEKFIKNMLAGITGIDIVVLVVAADEGIMPQTKEHLDILNLLGIKKGIIAVTKMDSVDEEWLELVMEDIREGVQDTFLEDAEMIPVSSTEKTGISELVSKIDEITETVEDRDIYDTPRLPVDRVFTISGFGTVVTGTLIAGKFKVGDEVEVFPKELPGRIRSIQVHGESEEEAYAGQRVAINVVGPKKSEIDRGDVIAPKGSMEPSMMLDVKLRLLADAQRIIENRTRVRLYIGSSEVLCRVVLLDVENLTPGDECYAQLRLEEPIVAKRGDRFILRFYSPMMTIGGGIVLDPNPSKKKRFEDSTIEELKLKEKGDPLEIFGDIIRSKSSEFPSIKELSTATTSPEDKLEKMVEELVEKGSVVAFDLSKERHVVSRSYFDEMRDRIAKDIDAYHKKYPLRAGISKEEVRSKYLKGAKQRVGDLFIAKLVDEQVLRDLNDKVSLLEFEVDYSGEYKDIKEYIESAYAQNRFGNLKREDVTKELLKKHKKLIVDQVFESLFENDILRKLKDEVILDTACFEEAKTKIVDYLKQNGEVAVGEIRDLLDTNRKVALSVVETLDDLKVTKREGDKRVLV; from the coding sequence ATGAAGAATATAATAGTTGGAACGGCTGGTCATATAGACCACGGGAAGAGCACACTTATAAAGGCCATAACAGGAAGGGCCACAGATAGGCTGAAAGAGGAAGTGGAGAGAGGTATATCCATAGAGCTGGGATTTACCTACTTCGACCTTCCAAGCGGAAGAAGAGCTGGGATAGTAGATGTTCCAGGGCATGAAAAGTTCATAAAGAACATGCTTGCAGGTATAACAGGCATAGACATTGTAGTGCTCGTAGTTGCCGCAGACGAGGGAATAATGCCTCAGACAAAGGAGCATCTTGACATACTGAACCTGCTTGGAATCAAGAAGGGGATAATAGCCGTGACCAAGATGGACTCTGTGGACGAAGAGTGGCTCGAGCTTGTGATGGAAGACATAAGAGAAGGAGTGCAGGACACCTTCCTGGAAGACGCCGAGATGATACCGGTTTCCTCGACAGAGAAGACAGGAATATCAGAGCTGGTTTCAAAGATAGACGAGATAACTGAAACTGTTGAAGACAGGGACATATACGACACTCCTAGGCTTCCGGTGGACAGGGTGTTTACTATATCGGGATTCGGGACAGTAGTAACAGGCACGCTTATAGCCGGAAAGTTCAAGGTCGGAGACGAAGTAGAGGTGTTCCCAAAGGAGCTCCCGGGCAGGATAAGGTCTATACAGGTTCACGGGGAGAGTGAAGAAGAGGCATATGCTGGACAGAGGGTGGCTATAAACGTGGTCGGACCAAAGAAGAGCGAGATAGACAGAGGAGATGTAATAGCGCCAAAGGGATCTATGGAGCCTAGCATGATGCTCGACGTAAAGCTGAGGCTTCTGGCTGATGCACAGAGGATAATAGAGAATAGAACAAGAGTGAGGCTTTACATCGGCTCAAGTGAAGTGCTGTGCAGAGTGGTACTTCTAGATGTGGAGAACTTGACTCCGGGAGACGAGTGCTACGCCCAGCTTAGGCTTGAAGAGCCAATAGTGGCGAAGCGTGGAGACAGGTTTATACTGAGATTCTACTCTCCTATGATGACAATAGGCGGAGGAATCGTGCTAGACCCCAATCCAAGCAAGAAGAAGCGATTTGAAGACAGCACTATAGAGGAGCTTAAGCTAAAGGAGAAGGGTGATCCGCTGGAGATATTCGGAGATATAATAAGGTCTAAGAGCTCAGAGTTCCCGAGCATAAAAGAGCTCTCTACAGCTACTACAAGTCCAGAGGACAAGCTGGAGAAGATGGTGGAAGAGCTAGTGGAGAAAGGCAGCGTGGTGGCATTTGACCTATCCAAAGAAAGGCATGTCGTAAGCAGGTCTTACTTTGACGAGATGAGAGACAGAATAGCAAAGGATATAGATGCATACCACAAGAAATACCCACTCAGGGCTGGGATTTCCAAAGAAGAGGTCAGGAGTAAGTACTTGAAGGGAGCTAAGCAGAGAGTGGGCGATCTCTTTATAGCCAAGCTTGTAGACGAGCAGGTACTCAGAGATCTGAATGACAAAGTTTCACTTTTAGAGTTCGAAGTTGATTACAGCGGCGAATACAAGGATATAAAGGAATATATAGAGAGTGCTTATGCCCAGAATAGGTTTGGAAACCTGAAGAGAGAAGATGTGACAAAAGAACTGCTGAAAAAGCATAAAAAGCTGATAGTGGATCAGGTTTTTGAGTCGCTCTTTGAAAACGATATTCTGAGGAAGCTAAAAGACGAGGTGATACTCGACACAGCTTGCTTTGAAGAAGCCAAGACTAAAATAGTCGACTACTTAAAGCAGAACGGGGAAGTGGCTGTAGGAGAGATAAGAGATCTTCTAGACACCAATAGAAAGGTTGCACTCTCGGTGGTAGAGACGCTAGACGATTTAAAGGTTACAAAGCGAGAAGGAGACAAGAGAGTTTTAGTTTAA
- a CDS encoding response regulator transcription factor — translation MQKILIVDDEPILVKGLKYSLEQDGYEVEVAYDGIDALEKEAEKEYDLVILDIMLPEIDGLEVCQRIRERSEVPIIMLTAKNEDIDKILGLEHGADDYMTKPFNILELKVRIKAILRRMTKKDTNIINQEIKVEDFTINTLGRKVTVSGKEVNLTAKEFDLLLLLASNPGKVFTREELLEVIWGYEYFGDLRTVDVHIRRLREKIEKNSSQAEYILTKWGVGYYFKGVQHE, via the coding sequence ATGCAGAAGATTCTGATAGTAGATGATGAACCGATTTTAGTCAAGGGACTTAAGTACAGCTTAGAGCAGGACGGCTACGAAGTGGAAGTGGCTTACGATGGGATAGACGCGCTTGAGAAAGAGGCCGAGAAGGAGTACGACCTAGTCATACTGGACATAATGCTGCCAGAGATAGACGGCCTTGAAGTCTGCCAGAGGATAAGGGAGAGGTCGGAAGTGCCTATAATAATGCTTACGGCTAAAAACGAAGACATAGACAAGATACTCGGGCTTGAGCACGGTGCAGACGACTACATGACAAAGCCGTTCAACATACTCGAGCTGAAGGTCAGGATAAAGGCCATACTGAGAAGGATGACCAAGAAAGACACGAATATAATAAACCAAGAGATAAAGGTTGAGGACTTTACGATAAATACACTTGGAAGGAAGGTCACAGTTTCAGGCAAAGAAGTCAACCTGACAGCCAAGGAGTTCGACCTGCTGCTGCTATTGGCTTCGAATCCAGGCAAGGTCTTTACGAGAGAAGAGCTCCTAGAGGTGATATGGGGGTATGAGTACTTTGGGGATCTGAGGACTGTAGATGTCCACATAAGAAGGCTTAGGGAGAAGATAGAGAAAAACTCCAGTCAGGCCGAGTATATACTGACGAAGTGGGGTGTTGGCTATTATTTTAAGGGCGTACAACACGAGTAA
- a CDS encoding sensor histidine kinase — protein sequence MSVRWKLITMYLSMLVILLIFMNIAISGIVRENYIKERRETFDLRLESIAGSLRYYMATGEIDKYRDQINSILTLYGRDSDSDIFLLDRDNIIVGSSNGMSIGNTKDDYIVKRAFLGESEFEINTLDQEIMNIAYPIMSARDVIGVVYVVSSIGDIYDSINYLDKGLVIVSLVGIAIMAIVKFGFTGYVLRPLDSFSEAILRISEGDLDYKIEINTNDEFNDLAETFNSMTHKLKEADSHRKDFIAYVSHELKTPLSTIKLLSETMVHDENMNIDICKEFMEDISSESDRLTNIVNDLLTLMELEITEMKIDFEMANLKAIAEKVHSNMTHLAAEKDIDFRLSVAEELEFKFDPDRIKQTLINIISNAIKYTDRGGTVELKLYSEYDSVVVEISDNGIGIPEESLPHIFDRFYRVDKARARATGGSGLGLSIANQIVSLHGGKIEVESKLGEGTTIKIRLPYVV from the coding sequence ATGAGCGTGAGGTGGAAGCTCATAACGATGTACCTATCCATGCTGGTTATACTCTTGATTTTTATGAATATAGCTATAAGTGGGATAGTCAGAGAGAACTATATAAAAGAGAGAAGAGAAACTTTCGACCTGAGACTTGAGTCTATCGCCGGAAGCCTTAGGTACTACATGGCCACGGGCGAAATCGACAAGTACAGAGACCAGATAAACAGCATACTCACACTCTATGGAAGGGACTCAGATTCAGATATATTTTTGCTGGATAGGGACAACATAATAGTGGGAAGTTCAAATGGCATGTCCATAGGGAATACAAAAGACGACTATATAGTCAAAAGGGCCTTTCTGGGGGAAAGTGAATTTGAGATAAACACCTTGGACCAGGAGATAATGAATATAGCCTACCCTATAATGTCGGCTAGGGATGTGATAGGAGTTGTATACGTGGTGTCTTCTATAGGGGATATATACGACAGCATAAATTACCTGGACAAGGGGCTTGTGATAGTCTCTCTAGTTGGAATAGCTATAATGGCCATAGTCAAGTTTGGATTTACCGGATATGTCTTGCGGCCGCTGGACAGCTTTTCAGAGGCGATACTCAGGATATCGGAAGGCGATCTAGACTACAAGATAGAGATAAATACAAACGACGAGTTCAACGACCTGGCCGAGACATTCAACTCCATGACGCATAAGCTCAAGGAAGCGGACTCGCATAGAAAGGACTTTATAGCCTATGTCTCTCATGAACTCAAGACTCCTTTGAGTACAATAAAGCTTCTCTCGGAGACCATGGTTCATGACGAAAATATGAATATAGACATATGCAAGGAGTTTATGGAGGACATATCCTCAGAGTCGGACAGACTCACCAATATAGTTAACGACTTGCTTACGCTTATGGAGCTTGAGATAACAGAGATGAAGATAGACTTTGAGATGGCCAACTTAAAGGCCATAGCCGAGAAAGTGCATTCCAATATGACTCACCTTGCGGCAGAGAAAGACATAGACTTCAGGTTAAGCGTTGCAGAGGAGCTGGAGTTTAAGTTTGATCCAGACAGGATAAAGCAGACTTTGATAAATATAATATCAAACGCCATAAAGTACACAGACAGAGGCGGCACGGTGGAGCTTAAGCTCTACAGCGAGTACGACAGTGTAGTTGTAGAGATATCAGACAACGGAATAGGAATTCCGGAGGAGAGCTTGCCTCATATATTCGACAGGTTCTACAGGGTGGACAAGGCCAGGGCAAGAGCTACTGGAGGATCGGGGCTTGGGCTTTCGATAGCCAACCAGATAGTCAGCCTCCACGGTGGAAAGATAGAAGTTGAGAGCAAGCTGGGCGAAGGTACGACTATAAAGATAAGGCTTCCATATGTGGTTTAG
- a CDS encoding cold-shock protein, with product MNGTVKWFNSEKGFGFITGEDGVDVFAHFSQINKDGFKTLEEGQAVSFDLVQGAKGPQAESIEVL from the coding sequence ATGAATGGTACAGTAAAATGGTTTAACTCAGAAAAAGGATTTGGATTTATAACAGGAGAAGACGGAGTAGATGTATTCGCTCACTTTTCACAAATAAACAAAGACGGATTCAAAACTCTAGAAGAAGGACAAGCAGTTAGCTTTGACCTAGTTCAAGGAGCTAAAGGTCCTCAAGCTGAGAGCATCGAAGTATTATAG
- a CDS encoding YwbE family protein produces the protein MEGKSRSNIKVGSKVRVVQKQDQRSGKLTEGVVSKLLTKSPNHPHGIKVMLESGIVGRVKEVI, from the coding sequence TTGGAAGGGAAAAGCAGAAGCAATATAAAAGTGGGCTCGAAAGTGAGAGTAGTCCAAAAGCAGGACCAGAGGTCGGGGAAGCTGACAGAGGGAGTAGTGTCAAAGCTGCTTACAAAATCCCCAAACCATCCTCACGGCATAAAAGTCATGCTGGAAAGCGGAATTGTAGGCAGAGTTAAAGAGGTAATTTAG
- a CDS encoding universal stress protein UspA: MDKGKEKNVMVCVTQQKTCERLIMSGYTKKGKDGQLHVINVVNENQNFLDKVDEADALEYLFQVSKRAGADLMVIRAEDVIKAMADFAKDEKVTHIVLGASPQSGDEDTHPIAKKLKKYLKDVEYIIV, from the coding sequence ATGGATAAAGGCAAAGAAAAAAACGTAATGGTATGTGTCACTCAGCAGAAAACCTGTGAAAGACTTATAATGAGCGGCTATACGAAAAAGGGGAAAGACGGACAGCTCCATGTGATAAACGTTGTAAACGAAAATCAGAACTTCTTAGACAAAGTGGATGAAGCAGATGCGCTTGAATATCTATTTCAGGTGTCTAAGAGAGCGGGAGCGGACCTGATGGTCATAAGGGCGGAAGATGTGATAAAGGCCATGGCCGACTTCGCTAAAGACGAGAAAGTTACCCATATAGTGCTTGGGGCTTCGCCTCAGTCTGGAGACGAGGATACGCACCCTATAGCAAAAAAGCTGAAAAAATATTTAAAAGATGTAGAATATATTATAGTATAG
- the addB gene encoding helicase-exonuclease AddAB subunit AddB, which produces MKINYILGRASTGKSHELMSRIASDIGDESVEKVILLVPEQYTLHAEYELINKMKLSGLIKAEVLSFKRLAYRLISNSSQNHIDEIGKYMLLNKVIDSKSQELKVFKEGGKKGVLSEILSLLNHFKQNNIYSDDIATRLDALEESLFKSKLEDLSLIYESFSKEMEGVYVDDRDILNIAIEEISKSSFLDGARIYIDGFNSFSGQEYSMISEILKKVPALTVALAGSKRGRDYDLFAPVEGTLAFLKKIELESGAESDTIWLEKVVEKAPELEHIERELYSYPYSAWNKDVENIRIMTGLNRNSEIENIAREIRSLARDYGMRWRDMLVVSSNMNIYQSILKRVFAEYEIPYFLDETRDITGHGLIRYVTSTLSAIVKNFRYDEVFKALKTGFGCLDSEEVELLENYVLEFGIKSERWFKAFEKPVENIERIELIRRKYIESVENLRESIYRKTSIEEINRAIFSHLIGVGAKGKVDALIEEQKENGRLDMANESAQIWNILVDVLEQMNSILGSKKSTAKNYLQNLEAGLMNYELGIIPPSLDQVMIGNLERSRSRDIKAIFVIGVNDGILPSIISDSGVLSEDERLGVVELGLDIKLDSEKKMQDEKFLIYSCLTKPKEKLYMTYALSDNEGKALRPSTLVDRMKNVFPKLEVESELDRGGKEEMEIVSTPVSTVKHLVNELRKFVDGAEISENWLEIYSWYRDSEEYSEMAGQILESLFYSNQQDYLEHGRAREIYPLPLKTSISRIENFIKCPFSHFVNYGLSPSERRKCEVRTPDIGNLFHQSIESYSKVLEEKKLDWKDVSDEVSENIVDSIIEGMAEQFQNGIFTTSNRYRYLLKKLKRVSKKAVKIATEHLKSGEFKPLNYEVSFGEHGKVPPIVIELPGGEQIILEGRIDRVDIAEDGDCAYVKVIDYKSGERKFDISDAFYGLQIQLVVYLDAVLQSRQNLVKQELYPAGAFYFKIKDPMVGSESGNSEEIQEAISKELKMSGMIIKDIDVIKLMDREVESSSKSDIVSVKLKKDGDFYKSSSLFDRDEFSEIIGHMHKLIAKMGEEIIKGKVKIEPCKNGDMVSCKYCEFDSICQFDTSNDDNEYRIIRKLDKDGVMEKIRAVKGEK; this is translated from the coding sequence GTGAAGATAAACTACATACTGGGAAGAGCTTCTACCGGAAAGAGCCACGAGCTGATGAGTCGAATAGCTTCCGACATAGGTGATGAAAGCGTGGAAAAGGTGATACTCTTGGTGCCTGAGCAGTACACGCTTCACGCCGAGTACGAGCTTATAAACAAGATGAAGCTGAGTGGGCTTATAAAGGCTGAAGTCCTGAGCTTCAAGAGACTTGCCTACAGGCTTATATCCAATTCGAGTCAGAACCATATAGATGAAATAGGGAAGTACATGCTTTTGAACAAGGTCATAGACTCCAAGTCGCAGGAGCTAAAGGTGTTTAAAGAAGGCGGGAAGAAAGGTGTATTAAGCGAGATACTCTCTCTTTTAAACCACTTCAAGCAAAACAACATATACTCGGATGATATAGCGACTAGGCTAGATGCTTTGGAGGAATCTCTCTTCAAGAGCAAGCTAGAGGATCTATCCCTTATATACGAGTCTTTTTCAAAAGAGATGGAGGGCGTATATGTAGACGACAGAGACATACTGAATATAGCTATAGAGGAGATATCGAAAAGTTCATTTTTGGATGGAGCCAGAATATATATAGACGGGTTTAACTCTTTCTCGGGTCAGGAGTACAGCATGATATCGGAGATACTTAAAAAAGTGCCAGCTTTGACTGTGGCGCTTGCAGGCTCGAAAAGAGGAAGGGATTACGACCTCTTCGCCCCTGTGGAAGGTACCCTCGCTTTTTTGAAGAAGATAGAACTGGAGTCGGGAGCTGAAAGCGATACGATTTGGCTAGAGAAGGTGGTTGAGAAGGCACCAGAGCTTGAGCATATAGAGAGAGAGCTCTACTCCTATCCCTACAGCGCTTGGAACAAAGATGTAGAAAACATAAGGATAATGACCGGTCTAAACAGAAATAGCGAGATAGAGAATATTGCCAGAGAGATACGCTCACTTGCGAGGGACTATGGTATGAGGTGGCGGGACATGCTGGTGGTTTCGAGCAATATGAACATATACCAGTCCATACTGAAGAGGGTTTTTGCCGAGTACGAAATACCGTATTTTCTAGACGAGACAAGGGATATAACAGGACATGGGCTTATAAGGTATGTCACCTCGACTTTGAGCGCCATAGTCAAGAACTTCAGGTACGACGAGGTATTCAAGGCCCTCAAGACAGGTTTCGGATGCCTTGACAGCGAAGAGGTGGAGCTGCTGGAGAACTACGTGCTGGAGTTCGGCATAAAGAGCGAGCGCTGGTTTAAAGCTTTTGAAAAACCAGTGGAGAACATAGAGAGGATAGAGCTTATAAGGAGAAAATATATCGAGAGCGTAGAGAATCTAAGGGAAAGCATCTACAGAAAGACAAGCATAGAGGAGATAAACAGGGCTATCTTTAGCCATCTGATCGGAGTAGGTGCAAAAGGGAAGGTGGACGCTCTTATAGAGGAGCAGAAAGAGAACGGCAGGCTGGATATGGCCAACGAGTCGGCGCAGATATGGAATATACTTGTGGACGTGCTGGAGCAGATGAACAGTATACTGGGTAGCAAGAAGTCCACTGCAAAAAACTATCTGCAAAACCTGGAAGCAGGGCTTATGAACTACGAGTTGGGGATAATACCTCCTTCACTAGACCAGGTCATGATAGGAAATCTGGAGAGGTCAAGGAGCAGGGACATAAAGGCCATATTCGTAATAGGGGTGAACGACGGAATACTTCCCTCCATAATCTCGGACTCAGGGGTTCTGAGCGAAGACGAGCGACTGGGAGTAGTGGAGCTTGGGCTGGACATAAAGCTGGACAGCGAAAAGAAGATGCAAGACGAGAAATTCCTGATATACTCCTGCCTGACAAAGCCCAAAGAAAAACTCTATATGACCTACGCCCTTTCAGACAACGAGGGCAAGGCGCTAAGGCCTTCGACGCTGGTGGACAGGATGAAGAATGTATTTCCAAAGCTTGAAGTGGAGAGCGAGCTAGACAGAGGCGGAAAAGAGGAGATGGAGATTGTGTCCACGCCAGTCTCCACAGTCAAACACTTGGTGAACGAGCTTAGGAAATTTGTGGACGGAGCTGAAATCTCCGAGAACTGGCTTGAAATCTACTCCTGGTACAGGGATAGCGAGGAGTACAGCGAGATGGCCGGGCAGATACTGGAGTCGCTGTTCTACAGCAATCAGCAGGACTATCTGGAGCATGGAAGGGCCAGAGAGATATACCCGCTTCCCCTGAAGACAAGCATATCCAGGATAGAGAACTTCATAAAATGCCCGTTCTCCCACTTTGTGAACTACGGGCTCTCCCCGTCTGAGAGAAGGAAATGCGAAGTCAGAACGCCTGATATCGGAAATCTGTTCCACCAGTCTATAGAAAGCTACTCAAAGGTGCTAGAGGAGAAGAAGCTGGACTGGAAAGACGTCAGCGACGAAGTCTCCGAGAATATAGTAGACAGCATAATAGAGGGAATGGCAGAGCAGTTTCAAAACGGAATCTTCACCACCTCGAACAGGTACAGATATCTGCTGAAAAAGCTTAAGAGGGTCAGCAAGAAAGCTGTGAAGATAGCCACAGAGCATCTGAAGAGCGGAGAGTTCAAACCTCTTAACTACGAGGTCTCCTTTGGAGAGCACGGCAAAGTGCCGCCTATAGTCATAGAGCTTCCAGGCGGAGAGCAGATAATACTGGAAGGAAGGATAGACAGGGTGGACATAGCTGAAGACGGTGACTGCGCCTACGTAAAGGTAATAGACTACAAGTCGGGAGAGAGGAAATTCGACATATCGGATGCGTTTTATGGGCTTCAGATACAGCTTGTAGTCTACTTAGACGCAGTGCTTCAGAGCAGGCAGAATCTAGTGAAGCAAGAGCTATATCCGGCAGGGGCTTTCTACTTCAAGATAAAAGACCCTATGGTAGGCTCGGAGAGCGGAAACTCAGAGGAAATACAGGAAGCCATATCCAAGGAGCTCAAGATGAGCGGCATGATAATAAAGGACATAGACGTGATAAAGCTTATGGACAGAGAGGTGGAGTCAAGCTCTAAATCAGACATAGTCTCTGTAAAGCTTAAAAAAGACGGGGACTTCTACAAAAGCTCATCCCTATTTGACAGAGACGAGTTTTCGGAGATAATAGGCCATATGCACAAGCTTATAGCCAAGATGGGGGAAGAGATAATAAAAGGCAAGGTCAAGATAGAGCCCTGCAAAAACGGGGATATGGTGTCGTGCAAATACTGCGAATTCGACTCCATATGCCAGTTTGACACTTCGAACGACGACAACGAATACAGGATAATAAGGAAGCTCGACAAAGACGGGGTAATGGAAAAGATAAGAGCTGTAAAGGGGGAGAAATAA